A single window of Solanum dulcamara chromosome 5, daSolDulc1.2, whole genome shotgun sequence DNA harbors:
- the LOC129888887 gene encoding pathogenesis-related leaf protein 4-like — protein sequence MGLFKNTLFLVCVMILAIIHSCVAQNSPQDYLSIHNYARDQVGVVPMSWDAGLETKAQNYANSRRGDCNLIHSGPGENLAKGSGDFTGRRAVQLWVAEKSDYNYASNQCNGGKMCGHYTQVVWRSSVRLGCGRARCNNGWWFICCNYAPPGNYIGQRPY from the coding sequence ATGGGGTTGTTCAAAAACACATTGTTCCTCGTTTGTGTCATGATATTAGCCATTATTCACTCTTGTGTTGCCCAAAACTCACCTCAAGACTATCTTTCGATTCACAACTATGCCCGCGACCAAGTCGGGGTCGTACCTATGTCTTGGGATGCCGGCTTGGAAACCAAAGCACAAAACTACGCTAACTCAAGAAGGGGTGATTGCAACTTGATTCATTCTGGTCCAGGGGAGAACCTTGCCAAGGGAAGTGGCGACTTTACGGGGAGGCGTGCCGTGCAATTATGGGTGGCGGAGAAGTCTGACTACAATTATGCTTCCAACCAATGCAATGGTGGGAAAATGTGCGGACACTATACTCAAGTTGTCTGGCGTAGCTCAGTCCGATTAGGTTGTGGTCGGGCCCGTTGCAACAATGGGTGGTGGTTCATTTGTTGCAACTATGCTCCTCCAGGAAACTATATCGGACAACGTCCTTATTAA
- the LOC129888888 gene encoding pathogenesis-related leaf protein 4, with translation MGLFNILLICVMVLAVFHSCDAQNSPQDYLAVHNNARAQVGVGPMSWDVSLASRAQNYANSRTGDCNLIHSGSGENLAKGSGDFTGRAAVQLWVAEKPNYDYATNQCASGQVCGHYTQVVWRNSIRLGCGRARCNNGWWFISCNYDPVGNWQGQRPY, from the coding sequence ATGGGATTGTTCAACATCTTACTGATTTGTGTCATGGTATTAGCCGTATTTCACTCTTGTGATGCTCAAAATTCACCGCAAGACTATCTTGCGGTTCACAACAATGCCCGTGCCCAAGTTGGGGTAGGGCCAATGTCTTGGGATGTCAGCTTGGCATCCCGAGCACAAAACTATGCCAACTCAAGAACGGGTGATTGCAACTTGATTCATTCGGGATCAGGGGAGAACCTTGCCAAGGGCAGTGGCGACTTCACGGGGAGGGCAGCCGTGCAATTGTGGGTGGCGGAGAAGCCAAACTATGACTATGCTACCAACCAATGTGCTAGCGGACAAGTGTGTGGACACTATACTCAAGTAGTCTGGCGTAACTCGATCCGACTAGGTTGTGGTCGGGCTCGTTGCAATAATGGGTGGTGGTTCATTTCTTGCAACTATGATCCTGTAGGCAACTGGCAAGGACAACGTCCTTACTAA
- the LOC129890266 gene encoding G-type lectin S-receptor-like serine/threonine-protein kinase SD1-13, with amino-acid sequence MLQLIPFILLDRYLFCFALVSSSESFSFSVSKPEVMLIGLTFWDEIPTVILLEIISSKRNSSYCHSKDSLNLPDQAWQLWNEGKILKFPDPKVFGSLETPTQVVRCILVGLLCVQEHASYRPNTATIVSMLCSDTVLPSPKRPAYSSKDRSSDDPNFSPCSRNSISISNVEGR; translated from the exons atgcttCAGCTGATCCCATTTATATTACTTGACAGGTATCTCTTTTGCTTTGCTTTAGTTTCTTCATCTGAGAGCTTCTCTTTTTCTGTGAGCAAACCAGAAGTAATGTTGATAGGATTGACATTTTGGGATGAAATTCCAACAGTCATATTGTTAGAGATTATCAGCAGTAAGAGAAACAGCAGCTATTGTCACTCCAAAGACTCTCTCAATCTCCCAGACCAA GCATGGCAACTGTGGAATGAAGGCAAGATACTCAAGTTTCCGGATCCAAAGGTGTTTGGTTCACTTGAAACACCAACGCAAGTTGTTAGATGCATTCTTGTGGGCTTGCTTTGTGTGCAAGAACATGCAAGTTACAGGCCAAATACAGCTACAATTGTTTCCATGCTCTGCAGTGACACAGTTCTTCCTTCTCCTAAGCGACCGGCATATAGCAGCAAAGACAGAAGCTCTGATGATCCAAATTTTTCACCTTGCTCCAGAAATTCCATTTCTATTTCAAACGTTGAAGGACGTTAA
- the LOC129888886 gene encoding G-type lectin S-receptor-like serine/threonine-protein kinase At1g11410: MGARIAIIVSATFSLILIVCTIYVLKIRKKGIGSLIPFRIASKHSSAENLLHNSSELPVFSFKCIETATNFCYRNKFGEGVFGPVYKGVLSNGQEVAIKRLLRSSGQGIEEFKNEVTLISRLQHRNLVKLMEFCIHWEEKLLIYEYMSNRSYVFIFGSRSTTLSWIESTI, translated from the exons ATGGGAGCCCGTATTGCAATTATTGTCTCAGCGACATTcagcctaattcttattgtttgcactatatatgtattgaaGATCAGGAAAAAAg GCATTGGGAGTTTAATCCCTTTTCGCATAGCTTCAAAACACTCTTCAGCAGAAAATTTGCTTCATAACAGTTCAGAATTACCAGTTTTCAGCTTCAAGTGTATAGAAACTGCTACTAACTTTTGCTATCGAAATAAATTTGGAGAGGGGGTATTTGGACCTGTTTACAAG GGGGTATTATCAAATGGACAAGAGGTTGCGATTAAAAGACTTTTGAGGAGCTCAGGACAAGGCATAGAAGAGTTCAAGAATGAGGTTACACTAATTTCAAGACTTCAACACAGAAACTTAGTCAAACTGATGGAATTTTGCATTCACTGGGAGGAAAAGTTGCTGATCTATGAATACATGTCCAACAGAAGCTACGTTTTCATATTCG GATCAAGATCTACGACGTTGAGTTGGATCGAATCAACGATATAG
- the LOC129890267 gene encoding G-type lectin S-receptor-like serine/threonine-protein kinase At1g11300: MNQHVVDGQTVVSAGGIFELGFFSPNGSQGRYVGSRYKGLPVEKVAWVANRKRPLIGSYGVLMINASDGNLFLVDDKNMSILSTETSLMSNNTVAVLTDQGNLVLCELNKSIGLNTRTGEQIVVTSWKDEKNPSLGRFSSAVVDRHELLQVLILNGSSKHFRSGQWNRRSFIGVPSMTKDHHNGFQLLTDNNGEELYFSYAILNYSAPTLIYFDSYGAIIQIDWDADENKWLRVQNEGNRTSGCVRRAQFQCEETITSPNSDDERNKGDVFLSVSEMKLPDFSHYLLGIKWNAKILS, translated from the exons ATGAATCAACATGTTGTAGATGGTCAAACTGTAGTTTCAGCCGGAGGTATCTTTGAGCTTGGTTTCTTCAGTCCTAATGGATCCCAAGGGCGATATGTCGGGAGTAGGTACAAAGGATTACCAGTTGAAAAAGTTGCATGGGTTGCAAACCGCAAAAGACCATTAATTGGATCATATGGAGTACTTATGATCAATGCAAGTGATGGAAATTTATTCCTTGTGGATGATAAAAATATGTCAATCTTGTCTACAGAAACTAGTTTGATGTCCAATAACACAGTTGCTGTACTGACTGATCAGGGGAATCTTGTTCTTTGCGAGTTGAATAAATCT ATAGGGCTGAATACTAGAACAGGGGAGCAAATTGTTGTCACGTCGTGGAAAGATGAGAAAAATCCATCATTGGGAAGGTTTAGCTCTGCTGTGGTGGATCGTCATGAACTTTTACAAGTACTTATTTTGAATGGCTCGTCGAAGCATTTCAGATCAGGGCAGTGGAACCGGAGAAGTTTCATAGGAGTGCCTAGCATGACTAAAGACCACCACAATGGTTTTCAACTACTTACAGATAATAATGGGGAGgaactttatttttcttatgcTATACTTAATTACTCAGCTCCAACATTGATATACTTTGATTCCTACGGAGCAATAATTCAAATAGATTGGGATGCAGATGAGAATAAATGGTTAAGGGTACAG AACGAGGGGAATCGGACTAGTGGTTGTGTCCGGAGAGCACAATTCCAGTGCGAGGAGACGATCACTAGTCCAAATTCTGATGACGAGAGAAATAAGGGGGATGTGTTTTTATCGGTTTCAGAGATGAAACTACCAGATTTCTCACATTACCTACTTGGGATAAAATGGAATGCGAAAATTCTTTCTTGA